A genomic stretch from Falco naumanni isolate bFalNau1 chromosome 4, bFalNau1.pat, whole genome shotgun sequence includes:
- the STUB1 gene encoding E3 ubiquitin-protein ligase CHIP: protein MKGKEEREGGTGGPGAAGPGAGSAGAGSPEKSHSAQEHKEQGNRLFGGRKYPEAAACYGRAINRNPLVAVYYTNRALCYLKMQQHDKALADCKRALELDGQSVKAHFFLGQCQMEMENYDEAIANLQRAYNLAKEQRLNFGDDIPSALRIAKKKRWNSIEEKRINQENELHSYLTKLIMAEKERELAECQKMQQEENADESRSRVQLASIEAKHDKYLADMDELFSQVDEKRKKRDIPDYLCGKISFELMREPCITPSGITYDRKDIEEHLQRVGHFDPVTRSPLTQDQLIPNLAMKEVIDAFISENGWVEDY, encoded by the exons atgaaggggaaggaggagcgGGAGGGCGGCACgggggggcccggggcggcggggccgggcgcggggagCGCGGGGGCCGGTAGCCCCGAGAAGAGCCACAGCGCGCAGGAGCACAAGGAGCAGGGGAACCGGCTCTTCGGCGGCCGCAAGTACCCCGAGGCCGCCGCCTGCTACGGCCGCGCCATC AACCGCAACCCCTTGGTGGCCGTCTACTACACCAACCGAGCCCTCTGCTACCTGAAGATGCAGCAGCACGACAAGGCGCTGGCAGATTGCAAGCGAGCCCTGGAGCTGGATGGCCAGTCGGTGAAGGCTCACTTCTTCCTGGGCCAGTGCCAGATGGAGATGGAGAACTACGATGAGGCTATTGCTAACCTGCAGCGAG cctACAATCTCGCCAAGGAACAACGGCTGAATTTTGGAGACGATATCCCCAGCGCACTGCGCATCGCCAAGAAGAAACGCTGGAACAGCATCGAGGAGAAGCGGATCAACCAGGAGAACGAACTGCACTCCTACCTGACCAAGCTGATCATGGCAGAGAAAGAGAG GGAGCTGGCCGAGTGCCAGAAGatgcagcaggaagaaaatgcGGATGAGAGCCGGAGCCGAGTTCAGCTGGCCAGCATCGAGGCCAAGCAC GACAAGTACCTGGCAGACATGGATGAGCTCTTCTCTCAAGTGGACGAGAAGAGGAAG AAGCGGGATATCCCTGACTACCTGTGCGGGAAGATCAGTTTTGAGCTGATGAGAGAGCCCTGCATCACACCCAGCGGGATCACCTATGACAGGAAGGACATCGAGGAACATCTCCAG CGCGTGGGTCATTTCGATCCAGTGACGCGGAGTCCCTTGACCCAGGACCAGCTGATCCCCAACCTCGCCATGAAGGAGGTGATAGATGCGTTCATCTCGGAGAATGGCTGGGTGGAGGATTACTGA
- the JMJD8 gene encoding jmjC domain-containing protein 8 isoform X1, with protein MAAAQRLLLLVLPLAWARPAGGTDPPGGGWLAGTVPEEQRCTVERADASLTYSLFLQRFAFSRPVILRGVTDNSAFRALCTREKLLAAFGACPVRLSTANTYSYRKVDVPFQEYVEQLLKPQDPARLGSDTLYFFGDNNFTEWGPLFQRYVPPPFRIPGTSPAYSFGIAGSGSGVPFHWHGPGFSEVIFGRKRWFLYPPDKTPHFHPNETTLAWLHHTYPVLPPSERPLECTLRPGEHPQLSPSRSCTSLTAGGTPHSTWTPASSSPPSWGRAGKNEDMLPPSQLR; from the exons aTGGCGGCGGCgcagcggctgctgctgcttgtgctgccGCTGGCCTGGGCCCGGCCCGCGGGCGGCACCGACCCGCCGGGCGGCGGCTG GCTGGCGGGCACGGTACCGGAGGAGCAGCGCTGCACCGTGGAGCGGGCCGACGCCTCCCTCACCTACTCCCTCTTCCTGCAGCG GTTCGCCTTCTCCCGGCCGGTCATCCTGCGCGGGGTCACCGACAACTCG GCCTTCCGTGCCCTCTGCACCCGGGAGAAGCTTCTGGCGGCCTTTGGGGCCTGCCCGGTGCGGCTCAGCACCGCCAACACCTACTCCTACCGCAAAG TGGACGTGCCCTTCCAGGAGTATgtggagcagctgctgaagcCGCAGGATCCGGCCAGGCTGGGCAGTG ACACTCTCTACTTCTTCGGGGACAATAATTTCACTGAGTGGGGCCCCCTCTTCCAGCGGTATGTGCCCCCTCCCTTCCGCATCCCGGGCACCAGCCCTGCCTACAGCTTCGGGATCGCAG GCTCAGGATCTGGTGTTCCCTTTCACTGGCATGGTCCCGGTTTCTCTGAGGTGATCTTTGGGAGGAAG CGCTGGTTTCTGTATCCACCCGATAAAACACCCCACTTCCACCCCAACGAGACAACGCTGGCCTGGCTTCACCACACATACCCCGTGCTGCCGCCGTCAGAGCGGCCATTGGAGTGCACCCTCCGCCCCGGGGAG cacccccagctctcTCCCAGCAGGTCCTGTACTTCCCTGACCGCTGGTGGCACGCCACACTCAACCTGGACACCAGCGTCTTCATCTCCACCTTCCTGGGGTAGAGCGGGGAAGAATGAGGACATGTTGCCACCATCCCAGCTGCGGTGA
- the JMJD8 gene encoding jmjC domain-containing protein 8 isoform X4, producing MAAAQRLLLLVLPLAWARPAGGTDPPGGGWLAGTVPEEQRCTVERADASLTYSLFLQRFAFSRPVILRGVTDNSAFRALCTREKLLAAFGACPVRLSTANTYSYRKVDVPFQEYVEQLLKPQDPARLGSGSGSGVPFHWHGPGFSEVIFGRKRWFLYPPDKTPHFHPNETTLAWLHHTYPVLPPSERPLECTLRPGEHPQLSPSRSCTSLTAGGTPHSTWTPASSSPPSWGRAGKNEDMLPPSQLR from the exons aTGGCGGCGGCgcagcggctgctgctgcttgtgctgccGCTGGCCTGGGCCCGGCCCGCGGGCGGCACCGACCCGCCGGGCGGCGGCTG GCTGGCGGGCACGGTACCGGAGGAGCAGCGCTGCACCGTGGAGCGGGCCGACGCCTCCCTCACCTACTCCCTCTTCCTGCAGCG GTTCGCCTTCTCCCGGCCGGTCATCCTGCGCGGGGTCACCGACAACTCG GCCTTCCGTGCCCTCTGCACCCGGGAGAAGCTTCTGGCGGCCTTTGGGGCCTGCCCGGTGCGGCTCAGCACCGCCAACACCTACTCCTACCGCAAAG TGGACGTGCCCTTCCAGGAGTATgtggagcagctgctgaagcCGCAGGATCCGGCCAGGCTGGGCAGTG GCTCAGGATCTGGTGTTCCCTTTCACTGGCATGGTCCCGGTTTCTCTGAGGTGATCTTTGGGAGGAAG CGCTGGTTTCTGTATCCACCCGATAAAACACCCCACTTCCACCCCAACGAGACAACGCTGGCCTGGCTTCACCACACATACCCCGTGCTGCCGCCGTCAGAGCGGCCATTGGAGTGCACCCTCCGCCCCGGGGAG cacccccagctctcTCCCAGCAGGTCCTGTACTTCCCTGACCGCTGGTGGCACGCCACACTCAACCTGGACACCAGCGTCTTCATCTCCACCTTCCTGGGGTAGAGCGGGGAAGAATGAGGACATGTTGCCACCATCCCAGCTGCGGTGA
- the JMJD8 gene encoding jmjC domain-containing protein 8 isoform X2 — translation MAAAQRLLLLVLPLAWARPAGGTDPPGGGWLAGTVPEEQRCTVERADASLTYSLFLQRFAFSRPVILRGVTDNSAFRALCTREKLLAAFGACPVRLSTANTYSYRKVDVPFQEYVEQLLKPQDPARLGSDTLYFFGDNNFTEWGPLFQRYVPPPFRIPGTSPAYSFGIAGSGSGVPFHWHGPGFSEVIFGRKRWFLYPPDKTPHFHPNETTLAWLHHTYPVLPPSERPLECTLRPGEQVLYFPDRWWHATLNLDTSVFISTFLG, via the exons aTGGCGGCGGCgcagcggctgctgctgcttgtgctgccGCTGGCCTGGGCCCGGCCCGCGGGCGGCACCGACCCGCCGGGCGGCGGCTG GCTGGCGGGCACGGTACCGGAGGAGCAGCGCTGCACCGTGGAGCGGGCCGACGCCTCCCTCACCTACTCCCTCTTCCTGCAGCG GTTCGCCTTCTCCCGGCCGGTCATCCTGCGCGGGGTCACCGACAACTCG GCCTTCCGTGCCCTCTGCACCCGGGAGAAGCTTCTGGCGGCCTTTGGGGCCTGCCCGGTGCGGCTCAGCACCGCCAACACCTACTCCTACCGCAAAG TGGACGTGCCCTTCCAGGAGTATgtggagcagctgctgaagcCGCAGGATCCGGCCAGGCTGGGCAGTG ACACTCTCTACTTCTTCGGGGACAATAATTTCACTGAGTGGGGCCCCCTCTTCCAGCGGTATGTGCCCCCTCCCTTCCGCATCCCGGGCACCAGCCCTGCCTACAGCTTCGGGATCGCAG GCTCAGGATCTGGTGTTCCCTTTCACTGGCATGGTCCCGGTTTCTCTGAGGTGATCTTTGGGAGGAAG CGCTGGTTTCTGTATCCACCCGATAAAACACCCCACTTCCACCCCAACGAGACAACGCTGGCCTGGCTTCACCACACATACCCCGTGCTGCCGCCGTCAGAGCGGCCATTGGAGTGCACCCTCCGCCCCGGGGAG CAGGTCCTGTACTTCCCTGACCGCTGGTGGCACGCCACACTCAACCTGGACACCAGCGTCTTCATCTCCACCTTCCTGGGGTAG
- the JMJD8 gene encoding jmjC domain-containing protein 8 isoform X3, which translates to MAAAQRLLLLVLPLAWARPAGGTDPPGGGWLAGTVPEEQRCTVERADASLTYSLFLQRFAFSRPVILRGVTDNSAFRALCTREKLLAAFGACPVRLSTANTYSYRKVDVPFQEYVEQLLKPQDPARLGSDTLYFFGDNNFTEWGPLFQRYVPPPFRIPGTSPAYSFGIAGSGSGVPFHWHGPGFSEVIFGRKRWFLYPPDKTPHFHPNETTLAWLHHTYPVLPPSERPLECTLRPGEVLYFPDRWWHATLNLDTSVFISTFLG; encoded by the exons aTGGCGGCGGCgcagcggctgctgctgcttgtgctgccGCTGGCCTGGGCCCGGCCCGCGGGCGGCACCGACCCGCCGGGCGGCGGCTG GCTGGCGGGCACGGTACCGGAGGAGCAGCGCTGCACCGTGGAGCGGGCCGACGCCTCCCTCACCTACTCCCTCTTCCTGCAGCG GTTCGCCTTCTCCCGGCCGGTCATCCTGCGCGGGGTCACCGACAACTCG GCCTTCCGTGCCCTCTGCACCCGGGAGAAGCTTCTGGCGGCCTTTGGGGCCTGCCCGGTGCGGCTCAGCACCGCCAACACCTACTCCTACCGCAAAG TGGACGTGCCCTTCCAGGAGTATgtggagcagctgctgaagcCGCAGGATCCGGCCAGGCTGGGCAGTG ACACTCTCTACTTCTTCGGGGACAATAATTTCACTGAGTGGGGCCCCCTCTTCCAGCGGTATGTGCCCCCTCCCTTCCGCATCCCGGGCACCAGCCCTGCCTACAGCTTCGGGATCGCAG GCTCAGGATCTGGTGTTCCCTTTCACTGGCATGGTCCCGGTTTCTCTGAGGTGATCTTTGGGAGGAAG CGCTGGTTTCTGTATCCACCCGATAAAACACCCCACTTCCACCCCAACGAGACAACGCTGGCCTGGCTTCACCACACATACCCCGTGCTGCCGCCGTCAGAGCGGCCATTGGAGTGCACCCTCCGCCCCGGGGAG GTCCTGTACTTCCCTGACCGCTGGTGGCACGCCACACTCAACCTGGACACCAGCGTCTTCATCTCCACCTTCCTGGGGTAG
- the WDR24 gene encoding GATOR complex protein WDR24 isoform X2 — MEKMARVTTALGGNALTGRTMFCHLDAPANAISVCRDAAQVVVAGRNIFKIYSIEEDQFVEKLNLRVGRKPSLNFSCADVVWHQMDENLLATAATNGVVVTWNLGKPSRNKQDQLFTEHKRTVNKVCFHPTEVYMLLSGSQDGYMKCFDLRKKDSVSTFSGQSESVRDVQFSIRDYFTFAATFENGNVQLWDIRRPDRYERMFTAHNGPVFCCDWHPEDRGWLATGGRDKMVKVWDMNTTRAKEIYCVQTIASVARVKWRPECKHHIATCSMMVDHNIYVWDVRRPFIPSAMFEEHKDVTTGIVWRHLHDPYFLLSGSKDSTLYQHIFKDASQPIDRANPEGLCYSLYGDLAFAAKESLISSDSNRKPYIGDRRHPIFFKRKLDPTEQFEYISSSSALSVFETDMESGSMDWFVHTAKQYALAGRPLAELCDHNAKVAKGLDRNQVAQTWTMLRIIYSSLGTVSSANLNHSMGKGSATLPLMNSFNLKDIPSGLGSESRLDRSKGENRTENILMDSSSTLINNEDNEETEGSDVPADYLLGDVEADEDDLYMMDHENPHAEEQEYSLPQEAFPLRHEIVDNPSALDHLQDKADSPHVSGNEAETVSLTPVESFSLISISHSLYENRLPTDFFNPIVRDTLLFYAEQGDVQTAVSVLIVLGDRIRKEIDEQTQEHWYTSYIDLLQRFQLWNISNEVIKLSTCRAINCLNQASTTLHINCSNCKRPMSNRGWICDRCRQCASMCAVCHHVVKGLFVWCQGCSHGGHLQHIMKWLETSSHCPAGCGHLWPCK; from the exons ATGGAGAAAATGGCCAGGGTCACCACTGCCCTGGGGGGCAATGCCCTCACGGGCCGGACCATGTTCTGTCACCTGGATGCCCCCGCCAATGCCATCAGTGTGTGCCGCGATGCTGCCCAGGTGGTGGTGGCTGGCCGCAACATCTTCAAGATCTACTCCATCGAGGAGGACCAGTTTGTGGAGAAGCTGAACCTCCGTGTTGGCCGCAAACCCTCCTTGAACTTCAGCTGTGCGGACGTGGTGTGGCACCAGATGGACGAGAACCTGCTGGCCACCGCAGCCACCAACGGTGTGGTTGTCACCTGGAACCTGGGGAAGCCATCCCGCAACAAGCAGGACCAGCTTTTCACCGAGCACAAACGCACTGTCAATAAGGTCTGCTTCCATCCCACTGAAGTCTACATGCTCCTTAGCGGCTCCCAGGATGGCTACATGAAATGCTTCGACCTGCGCAAGAAGGACTCTGTCAGCACCTTTTCTG GCCAGTCGGAGAGTGTGCGTGATGTCCAGTTCAGCATCCGGGACTACTTCACCTTTGCTGCCACCTTTGAGAACGGGAACGTGCAGCTGTGGGACATCCGCCGGCCGGACCGCTACGAGAGGATGTTCACGGCCCACAATGGGCCCGTGTTCTGCTGCGACTGGCACCCAGAAGACAG GGGCTGGCTGGCAACAGGCGGCCGGGATAAGATGGTGAAGGTGTGGGACATGAACACCACACGGGCAAAGGAGATCTATTGCGTGCAGACCATCGCCTCAGTGGCCCGGGTGAAGTGGCGCCCAGAATGCAAGCACCACATCGCCACCTGCTCCATGATGGTGGATCACAATATCTACGTCTGGGACGTGCGGCGTCCCTTCATCCCCTCTGCCATGTTCGAGGAGCACAAGGATGTCACCACGGGCATTGTGTGGCGTCACCTCCATGATCCTTATTTCCTCCTGTCAGGCTCTAAGGACAGTACCCTCTACCAGCACATCTTCAAGGATGCCAGCCAGCCCATCGACCGGGCCAacccagaggggctgtgctaCAGCCTCTATGGAGACCTGGCCTTTGCTGCCAAAGAGAGCCTCATCTCCTCCGACTCCAACCGCAAGCCCTACATCGGGGACCGGCGTCACCCCATCTTCTTCAAGCGTAAGCTGGACCCCACGGAGCAGTTCGAATACATCTCCTCTTCCAGCGCCCTCAGCGTCTTTGAGACGGACATGGAGAGCGGCAGCATGGACTGGTTTGTGCACACAGCCAAGCAGTATGCGCTGGCCGGCAGGCCTCTGGCCGAGCTCTGTGACCACAACGCCAAGGTGGCCAAGGGCTTGGACCGCAACCAG GTGGCTCAGACGTGGACGATGCTGCGAATCATCTATTCCAGCCTTGGCACTGTGTCATCCGCCAACCTCAACCACAGCATGGGGAAAGGCAGTGCTACTCTCCCGCTCATGAACAG CTTTAACTTGAAGGACATCCCCTCTGGGCTGGGCAGCGAGTCGAGACTGGACCgcagcaaaggagaaaaccGCACAGAAAACATCCTCATGGATTCCTCCTCCACCTTGATCAACAACGAGG ACAACGAGGAGACGGAGGGCAGCGATGTCCCTGCAGACTACCTGCTGGGAGATGTGGAAGCAGATGAGGATGACTTGTATATGATGGACCATGAGAACCCACACG CTGAGGAGCAGGAATACAGCCTTCCCCAGGAAGCCTTTCCCCTGCGCCATGAAATTGTGGACAACCCGTCGGCCTTGGACCACCTGCAAGACAAGGCTGACTCCCCTCACGTCAGCGGCAACGAGGCCGAGACAGTGTCACTGACACCAGTGGAGTCCTTCTCCCTCATCTCCATCTCCCATTCGCTCTATGAGAACCGCCTGCCCACCGACTTCTTCAATCCTATCGTGCGGGACACGCTTCTCTTCTACGCTGAGCAGGGAGATGTGCAGACGGCCGTGTCTGTCCTCATCGTGCTGGGGGACCGCATCCGCAAGGAGATTGATGAGCAGACCCAG GAGCACTGGTACACGTCCTACATTGACCTGCTGCAGCGCTTCCAGCTCTGGAACATCTCCAATGAGGTGATCAAGCTGAGCACATGCCGTGCTATCAACTGCCTCAACCAGGCTTCCACCACCCTGCACATCAACTGCAGCAACTGCAAGCGGCCCATGAGCAACAGGGGCTGGATCTGTGACAG GTGCCGGCAGTGTGCCAGCATGTGTGCTGTCTGTCACCACGTGGTGAAGGGGCTCTTTGTctggtgccagggctgcagccacgGTGGCCACCTCCAGCACATCATGAAGTGGCTGGAGACCAGCTCCCACTGCCCTGCTGGCTGTGGCCACCTCT GGCCCTGCAAGTGA
- the WDR24 gene encoding GATOR complex protein WDR24 isoform X1, whose amino-acid sequence MEKMARVTTALGGNALTGRTMFCHLDAPANAISVCRDAAQVVVAGRNIFKIYSIEEDQFVEKLNLRVGRKPSLNFSCADVVWHQMDENLLATAATNGVVVTWNLGKPSRNKQDQLFTEHKRTVNKVCFHPTEVYMLLSGSQDGYMKCFDLRKKDSVSTFSGQSESVRDVQFSIRDYFTFAATFENGNVQLWDIRRPDRYERMFTAHNGPVFCCDWHPEDRGWLATGGRDKMVKVWDMNTTRAKEIYCVQTIASVARVKWRPECKHHIATCSMMVDHNIYVWDVRRPFIPSAMFEEHKDVTTGIVWRHLHDPYFLLSGSKDSTLYQHIFKDASQPIDRANPEGLCYSLYGDLAFAAKESLISSDSNRKPYIGDRRHPIFFKRKLDPTEQFEYISSSSALSVFETDMESGSMDWFVHTAKQYALAGRPLAELCDHNAKVAKGLDRNQVAQTWTMLRIIYSSLGTVSSANLNHSMGKGSATLPLMNSFNLKDIPSGLGSESRLDRSKGENRTENILMDSSSTLINNEDNEETEGSDVPADYLLGDVEADEDDLYMMDHENPHAEEQEYSLPQEAFPLRHEIVDNPSALDHLQDKADSPHVSGNEAETVSLTPVESFSLISISHSLYENRLPTDFFNPIVRDTLLFYAEQGDVQTAVSVLIVLGDRIRKEIDEQTQEHWYTSYIDLLQRFQLWNISNEVIKLSTCRAINCLNQASTTLHINCSNCKRPMSNRGWICDRCRQCASMCAVCHHVVKGLFVWCQGCSHGGHLQHIMKWLETSSHCPAGCGHLCEYT is encoded by the exons ATGGAGAAAATGGCCAGGGTCACCACTGCCCTGGGGGGCAATGCCCTCACGGGCCGGACCATGTTCTGTCACCTGGATGCCCCCGCCAATGCCATCAGTGTGTGCCGCGATGCTGCCCAGGTGGTGGTGGCTGGCCGCAACATCTTCAAGATCTACTCCATCGAGGAGGACCAGTTTGTGGAGAAGCTGAACCTCCGTGTTGGCCGCAAACCCTCCTTGAACTTCAGCTGTGCGGACGTGGTGTGGCACCAGATGGACGAGAACCTGCTGGCCACCGCAGCCACCAACGGTGTGGTTGTCACCTGGAACCTGGGGAAGCCATCCCGCAACAAGCAGGACCAGCTTTTCACCGAGCACAAACGCACTGTCAATAAGGTCTGCTTCCATCCCACTGAAGTCTACATGCTCCTTAGCGGCTCCCAGGATGGCTACATGAAATGCTTCGACCTGCGCAAGAAGGACTCTGTCAGCACCTTTTCTG GCCAGTCGGAGAGTGTGCGTGATGTCCAGTTCAGCATCCGGGACTACTTCACCTTTGCTGCCACCTTTGAGAACGGGAACGTGCAGCTGTGGGACATCCGCCGGCCGGACCGCTACGAGAGGATGTTCACGGCCCACAATGGGCCCGTGTTCTGCTGCGACTGGCACCCAGAAGACAG GGGCTGGCTGGCAACAGGCGGCCGGGATAAGATGGTGAAGGTGTGGGACATGAACACCACACGGGCAAAGGAGATCTATTGCGTGCAGACCATCGCCTCAGTGGCCCGGGTGAAGTGGCGCCCAGAATGCAAGCACCACATCGCCACCTGCTCCATGATGGTGGATCACAATATCTACGTCTGGGACGTGCGGCGTCCCTTCATCCCCTCTGCCATGTTCGAGGAGCACAAGGATGTCACCACGGGCATTGTGTGGCGTCACCTCCATGATCCTTATTTCCTCCTGTCAGGCTCTAAGGACAGTACCCTCTACCAGCACATCTTCAAGGATGCCAGCCAGCCCATCGACCGGGCCAacccagaggggctgtgctaCAGCCTCTATGGAGACCTGGCCTTTGCTGCCAAAGAGAGCCTCATCTCCTCCGACTCCAACCGCAAGCCCTACATCGGGGACCGGCGTCACCCCATCTTCTTCAAGCGTAAGCTGGACCCCACGGAGCAGTTCGAATACATCTCCTCTTCCAGCGCCCTCAGCGTCTTTGAGACGGACATGGAGAGCGGCAGCATGGACTGGTTTGTGCACACAGCCAAGCAGTATGCGCTGGCCGGCAGGCCTCTGGCCGAGCTCTGTGACCACAACGCCAAGGTGGCCAAGGGCTTGGACCGCAACCAG GTGGCTCAGACGTGGACGATGCTGCGAATCATCTATTCCAGCCTTGGCACTGTGTCATCCGCCAACCTCAACCACAGCATGGGGAAAGGCAGTGCTACTCTCCCGCTCATGAACAG CTTTAACTTGAAGGACATCCCCTCTGGGCTGGGCAGCGAGTCGAGACTGGACCgcagcaaaggagaaaaccGCACAGAAAACATCCTCATGGATTCCTCCTCCACCTTGATCAACAACGAGG ACAACGAGGAGACGGAGGGCAGCGATGTCCCTGCAGACTACCTGCTGGGAGATGTGGAAGCAGATGAGGATGACTTGTATATGATGGACCATGAGAACCCACACG CTGAGGAGCAGGAATACAGCCTTCCCCAGGAAGCCTTTCCCCTGCGCCATGAAATTGTGGACAACCCGTCGGCCTTGGACCACCTGCAAGACAAGGCTGACTCCCCTCACGTCAGCGGCAACGAGGCCGAGACAGTGTCACTGACACCAGTGGAGTCCTTCTCCCTCATCTCCATCTCCCATTCGCTCTATGAGAACCGCCTGCCCACCGACTTCTTCAATCCTATCGTGCGGGACACGCTTCTCTTCTACGCTGAGCAGGGAGATGTGCAGACGGCCGTGTCTGTCCTCATCGTGCTGGGGGACCGCATCCGCAAGGAGATTGATGAGCAGACCCAG GAGCACTGGTACACGTCCTACATTGACCTGCTGCAGCGCTTCCAGCTCTGGAACATCTCCAATGAGGTGATCAAGCTGAGCACATGCCGTGCTATCAACTGCCTCAACCAGGCTTCCACCACCCTGCACATCAACTGCAGCAACTGCAAGCGGCCCATGAGCAACAGGGGCTGGATCTGTGACAG GTGCCGGCAGTGTGCCAGCATGTGTGCTGTCTGTCACCACGTGGTGAAGGGGCTCTTTGTctggtgccagggctgcagccacgGTGGCCACCTCCAGCACATCATGAAGTGGCTGGAGACCAGCTCCCACTGCCCTGCTGGCTGTGGCCACCTCTGTGAGTACACCTGA